A genomic region of Longimicrobiales bacterium contains the following coding sequences:
- a CDS encoding amidohydrolase family protein, which yields MKSWRLSLLVLLMLVPGDVWSQQATRTEPVTALRDNAPGVHAFTGARIVVSPGRVLDNATLVVRNGVIEAVGTGVEVPADARVWSMAGRTLYAGFIDAHGDLEIDAAPPEGERDPGPVHWNPQVRADFSAAGDFRDDADRRSALRSQGFTTAHAVPRLGIFRGRTAVVSLGDGPARERVLRPAVGHSLSLSGSRELGGSYPNSPMGAIALVRQTLLDADWYIRVWDTYRRAPRGLQPPETNAALASLDGVVQRDEPLIVETRSEEEILRARAIAEEFPVTLWLRGSGEEYRILDVLARMTVPLVLPLDFPDAPDVESPEEALDADLDELRHWYLAPENPGRVAAAGVQFALTADALDDVDDFLPNLRTAVERGLSRDAALASLTVTPARMLDIASTHGTLEAGKLANIVITNGDLFDDDTEVRDVWVQGERYVINPDPAVDPRGEWIIASSDDARLNGRLTVTGTPTRLRGTVTLNGQPEVTLSEVDAGTEAGRLHVAFPGRAIGETGIVRLSGSISGDEAYGWSALPDGTNRSWRAERTERAIVADNSNGGDDNGNGNGAGGHAPALVLADIRPAVAFGRERLPEQPEHVLVRNATVWTQGPQGRIDNADLLVTRGKVTRVGRGLDAPAGATIVDATGKHVTPGLIDAHVHTSTSGTNESGFAIVPEVRMGDVVTHNSIDMYHQLAGGLTLGHVMHGSANPIGGQNVFLKMRWGALPDQLKLEDAPRTVKFALGENPKRREDRYPDTRMGTQQIIRDHFMAARDYERAWQRWESDRKGLPPRRDLRMEALVDILNEDLRVQSHGYRQDEFLALVRLAEEFDFSIQALQHAVEAYKIAPELAASGVAAVVWSDWSSFKVEAYDGTPYNAKILLDAGVLTSLHSDDGQISSRMNWEAGKMLRTGIGEEDALSLVTNRTAAVFGLENRVGSLQPGFDADFVIWNGHPLSQFTRAEQTWIDGRRYFDLAEDMAERARVQRERAQLIQLILGDDDDNEAGGSR from the coding sequence ATGAAATCGTGGCGACTCTCCCTCCTCGTACTGCTGATGCTGGTGCCGGGCGACGTCTGGTCACAGCAGGCCACGCGGACCGAACCGGTCACTGCCCTGCGCGACAACGCGCCCGGCGTGCACGCATTCACGGGCGCGCGCATCGTCGTGTCACCCGGCCGTGTGCTGGACAACGCAACGCTCGTGGTGCGGAACGGCGTGATCGAGGCGGTCGGCACGGGTGTCGAAGTTCCTGCGGATGCGCGCGTGTGGTCGATGGCGGGCCGTACACTCTACGCCGGCTTCATCGACGCGCACGGGGATCTCGAGATCGATGCGGCGCCGCCGGAAGGCGAACGGGATCCCGGGCCCGTCCACTGGAACCCGCAGGTGCGCGCGGACTTCAGCGCGGCAGGCGACTTCCGCGATGATGCGGACCGTCGTTCGGCGCTGCGCTCGCAGGGATTCACGACGGCGCACGCAGTGCCGCGGCTCGGCATCTTCCGCGGCCGGACCGCGGTGGTGAGTCTGGGCGATGGGCCGGCGCGCGAGCGGGTGCTGCGTCCGGCCGTCGGGCATTCGCTGTCGCTGAGCGGAAGCAGGGAGCTCGGAGGCAGTTACCCGAACTCGCCGATGGGCGCGATTGCGCTCGTGCGGCAGACGCTGCTCGACGCGGACTGGTACATCCGTGTGTGGGACACGTACCGTCGTGCGCCCCGCGGGCTTCAGCCGCCGGAGACGAACGCTGCGCTCGCGTCGCTCGATGGCGTGGTGCAGCGGGATGAGCCGCTGATCGTCGAGACGCGGTCTGAAGAGGAGATCCTGCGCGCGCGTGCGATCGCCGAGGAGTTTCCGGTGACGCTGTGGCTGCGCGGGAGCGGCGAGGAATACAGGATCCTGGATGTCCTCGCCCGGATGACCGTGCCGCTCGTGCTGCCGCTCGACTTCCCCGATGCCCCGGACGTCGAGAGTCCGGAAGAGGCGCTGGACGCGGATCTCGATGAGCTGCGGCACTGGTACCTGGCACCGGAGAACCCGGGGCGTGTAGCCGCCGCGGGCGTGCAGTTCGCGCTGACAGCGGATGCCCTCGACGACGTCGATGACTTCCTCCCGAACCTGCGCACAGCCGTCGAGCGCGGACTGTCGCGCGATGCGGCGCTGGCGTCGCTCACCGTTACTCCCGCGCGCATGCTGGACATCGCGTCCACACACGGCACGCTCGAGGCCGGCAAGCTGGCGAACATAGTCATCACGAACGGCGACCTCTTCGATGACGACACTGAGGTCCGGGATGTGTGGGTCCAGGGCGAGCGGTACGTGATCAACCCGGATCCCGCGGTCGACCCGCGCGGCGAGTGGATCATCGCGTCGTCGGACGACGCCCGTCTGAACGGGCGTCTCACGGTGACCGGAACACCAACCCGTCTGCGCGGCACTGTGACGCTGAACGGCCAGCCCGAAGTGACGCTGTCGGAGGTCGATGCCGGTACCGAGGCCGGCCGGCTCCACGTGGCGTTCCCCGGCCGCGCCATCGGCGAGACCGGTATCGTGCGGCTGTCCGGATCCATTTCCGGCGACGAAGCGTACGGCTGGAGCGCACTACCGGACGGCACCAACCGGAGCTGGCGTGCGGAACGCACGGAGCGCGCGATCGTCGCGGACAACTCCAATGGCGGTGACGACAATGGCAATGGCAACGGCGCAGGCGGTCACGCGCCCGCGCTCGTGCTCGCCGATATCCGGCCTGCCGTGGCCTTCGGCCGTGAGCGGCTCCCGGAACAGCCTGAGCACGTGCTCGTCCGCAATGCGACGGTGTGGACGCAGGGCCCGCAGGGTCGGATCGACAATGCCGACCTGCTGGTGACGCGCGGCAAGGTGACGCGTGTCGGCCGCGGCCTGGATGCGCCAGCCGGCGCAACGATCGTCGATGCGACGGGCAAGCACGTGACGCCCGGGCTGATTGACGCGCACGTGCACACCAGCACGTCGGGCACGAACGAGAGCGGCTTCGCGATCGTGCCGGAAGTGCGCATGGGTGACGTCGTGACGCACAACAGCATCGACATGTATCACCAGCTCGCGGGCGGTCTGACGCTCGGGCACGTGATGCACGGCTCCGCCAATCCGATCGGCGGACAGAATGTGTTCCTGAAGATGCGCTGGGGCGCGCTGCCCGATCAGCTGAAGCTCGAGGACGCGCCGCGCACGGTGAAGTTCGCGCTCGGCGAGAACCCGAAGCGGCGGGAGGATCGCTATCCGGACACGCGCATGGGCACGCAGCAGATCATCCGCGATCATTTCATGGCCGCGCGTGACTACGAGCGTGCGTGGCAGCGCTGGGAATCGGACCGGAAAGGCCTGCCCCCGCGGCGCGACCTGCGCATGGAAGCGCTGGTCGACATCCTGAACGAGGACCTGCGCGTGCAGTCGCACGGTTACCGCCAGGACGAGTTCCTCGCACTCGTCCGCCTCGCCGAGGAGTTCGACTTCAGCATCCAGGCCCTCCAGCATGCGGTCGAAGCGTACAAGATCGCGCCCGAGCTCGCGGCCAGCGGTGTCGCCGCAGTCGTGTGGAGCGACTGGTCGTCGTTCAAGGTCGAGGCTTACGACGGCACGCCGTACAACGCGAAGATCCTGCTGGACGCCGGCGTGCTCACGTCGCTGCACTCCGATGACGGTCAGATCTCGAGCCGCATGAACTGGGAAGCGGGCAAGATGCTGCGCACGGGCATCGGCGAGGAGGATGCGCTGTCGCTGGTGACGAATCGGACTGCTGCCGTGTTCGGCCTCGAGAATCGTGTGGGCTCGCTGCAGCCGGGCTTCGATGCAGACTTCGTCATCTGGAATGGCCACCCGCTCTCGCAGTTCACGCGCGCCGAACAGACGTGGATCGACGGCCGCAGGTATTTCGATCTGGCCGAGGACA